A stretch of the Arachis stenosperma cultivar V10309 chromosome 6, arast.V10309.gnm1.PFL2, whole genome shotgun sequence genome encodes the following:
- the LOC130933955 gene encoding uncharacterized mitochondrial protein AtMg00810-like has product MKIAQGSWEYSPQKLVRNEEDDEVVAWPQPGLPSKLCISDLKASIHYTFDMKDLGSLSYFIGLEVIYSEDGIYLFQAKYASDLLTRAGITDNCTESTPLEPDVRFTPLDGTILDNPIFYRQLVRGFVYLTVTRPGIVYLVHVLSQFFSTPRTTHFAAVLHILRYIKDTLFHGLHFSQAKKQMFTTRSTIETEHRALANTTIEVVLIR; this is encoded by the exons atgaaaatagcTCAGGGTTCTTGGGAGTACTCACCACAAAAGTTAGTAAGAAACGAAGAGGATGATGAGGTAGTCGCGTGGCCACAACCGGGTCTTCCATCAAAGTTATG TATCTCTGATCTTAAAGCATCCATTCACTATACTTTTGATATGAAAGATCTTGGTTCTCTTAGTTATTTTATTGGCCTTGAAGTCATATACTCAGAAGACGGTATCTATCTTTTTCAAGCTAAGTATGCTTCTGATCTTCTTACTCGAGCTGGAATTACAGATAATTGCACTGAGTCTACTCCTCTTGAGCCTGATGTTCGGTTTACTCCTTTGGATGGAACTATTTTGGATAATCCTATTTTTTATCGACAATTAGTTAGAGGTTTCGTCTACTTGACCGTCACACGACCAGGCATCGTCTATCTAGTCCATGTTCTTAGCCAGTTCTTTTCAACTCCTCGTACTACTCACTTTGCGGCAGTTCTTCATATTCTTCGCTACATCAAAGACACTCTGTTTCATGGCCTTCATTTTTCT CAAGCCAAGAAGCAAATGTTCACTACTCGATCAACCATCGAAACTGAACACCGTGCTCTCGCTAATACTACTATTGAAGTTGTCTTAATTCGTTAG